The Spirosoma radiotolerans genome has a window encoding:
- a CDS encoding phosphatase PAP2-related protein, with protein sequence MSILTPNPTSDLIWQAAWQSNTFRWKFSLGVLATTALLFTFPGFFQTIESHSGPVLNDWVLNQLPPTDVSLGIFLTIWATALLLIIRARFSPAVFMMFIYGYIIVSLSRMLSINLVPLDPPVGLIPLIDPISNAFYGKTYITKDLFYSGHTSSIFLMFLCLRRWWDRLFALIGSIVVGCLLLVQHVHYTIDVLGAFAFTYPLYWLGKQFALSGWDNVEKQEN encoded by the coding sequence ATGTCCATTCTCACACCCAATCCGACCAGCGACCTGATTTGGCAAGCAGCCTGGCAATCAAACACGTTTCGCTGGAAATTTAGCCTGGGGGTTCTTGCCACCACCGCCTTACTTTTTACATTTCCGGGCTTCTTTCAAACCATTGAGAGTCATTCAGGACCCGTTTTGAACGACTGGGTGCTTAACCAGCTTCCACCCACCGACGTATCGCTGGGTATTTTTCTGACCATCTGGGCAACGGCCCTGCTGCTGATTATTCGGGCCCGGTTCAGCCCGGCGGTGTTCATGATGTTTATTTATGGGTATATCATCGTCAGCCTGTCGCGGATGCTCAGCATCAACCTCGTCCCGCTCGATCCGCCCGTTGGCCTGATTCCGCTTATCGACCCGATCAGTAATGCCTTTTACGGGAAGACCTACATCACCAAAGATTTATTTTATTCGGGGCACACATCCTCTATTTTTCTGATGTTTTTGTGTCTGCGCCGGTGGTGGGACCGACTTTTTGCGCTCATTGGCTCTATAGTCGTCGGCTGTTTATTGCTAGTCCAGCATGTTCATTACACCATCGACGTACTGGGTGCGTTTGCGTTTACGTATCCACTTTACTGGCTGGGCAAGCAGTTTGCGCTTTCGGGCTGGGATAATGTGGAGAAACAGGAGAATTAA
- a CDS encoding complex I subunit 1/NuoH family protein, with the protein MLALPIFLALASGFVVVGVYTERKVSAFMQDRLGPMETGKWGLLQLFADLLKLLQKEDIVPTAADRRLFLLAPAIIFASVFAGFAVLPLTPDLQGSGAAVGVFYLMAIVSFDVVGILMAGWGSNNKYSLFGAMRSVAQIISYEIPLGLTILCVVMICQTLDLQEISFQQGIFASGTNYLLGLKGLGIDVTHWGGFFSWNIVRNPFLLVAYIIFFICTLAESNRAPFDLPEGESEIVAGFHTEYSGMRFALLYLSEYAMMLLVSFLGAVLFLGSWNTPFPNLGPLRLADWTSGAPGTIWGNLTGGFWLLSKVFFAVLLQMWVRWTFPRVRVDQMMFLCWKVLTPVGLILVLLSGIWRLLMV; encoded by the coding sequence ATGCTGGCACTCCCCATTTTTCTTGCTCTGGCATCCGGCTTTGTCGTCGTTGGTGTGTATACGGAACGCAAGGTTTCTGCCTTCATGCAGGACCGGCTTGGACCGATGGAGACGGGCAAATGGGGCCTGCTTCAGCTTTTTGCTGACCTGCTCAAACTTCTTCAGAAAGAAGACATTGTCCCCACCGCAGCCGACCGACGGCTGTTTCTGCTGGCACCGGCCATCATTTTCGCGTCGGTGTTTGCGGGCTTTGCCGTACTGCCCCTCACGCCCGATTTACAGGGGTCGGGAGCAGCCGTTGGTGTGTTTTACCTGATGGCCATCGTCTCGTTCGATGTCGTCGGTATTTTAATGGCAGGCTGGGGTTCCAACAACAAATACTCGCTGTTTGGAGCCATGCGATCGGTGGCACAAATCATTTCCTATGAGATTCCGCTAGGGCTGACGATCCTGTGTGTCGTTATGATTTGCCAAACGCTCGATTTACAGGAAATCAGTTTCCAGCAGGGCATTTTTGCTTCAGGGACGAATTACCTGCTCGGGTTGAAAGGACTGGGCATCGACGTGACGCACTGGGGCGGCTTTTTCTCCTGGAACATCGTCCGAAATCCTTTCCTGCTCGTTGCCTACATCATCTTCTTCATTTGTACCCTGGCCGAAAGCAATCGGGCTCCCTTCGACTTACCGGAAGGCGAGTCGGAGATAGTGGCGGGTTTTCATACCGAGTATTCAGGGATGCGGTTTGCCCTGCTCTATTTGTCTGAGTACGCCATGATGCTACTGGTTTCCTTTCTGGGTGCGGTGTTGTTTCTGGGTAGCTGGAACACACCCTTCCCTAATCTTGGCCCCCTTCGGCTGGCCGATTGGACGAGTGGCGCCCCCGGTACGATTTGGGGAAACCTGACGGGTGGCTTCTGGCTTTTGTCGAAAGTATTTTTCGCCGTTTTATTACAAATGTGGGTTCGCTGGACGTTTCCCCGCGTTCGGGTCGATCAAATGATGTTTCTGTGCTGGAAAGTACTGACCCCGGTCGGCTTGATTTTAGTATTACTATCGGGAATTTGGCGGTTGTTAATGGTTTAA
- the asnS gene encoding asparagine--tRNA ligase — translation MSYLPIQQLLKTAPIGTTVTVKGWVRTKRESKNAVFIALNDGSTINNIQVVSEAGQLPEETLKLITTGSCLAITGQLVESQGAGQAVEVKISSVTIYGTADPEKYPLQPKRHSLEFLREIAHLRPRTNTFSAILRIRHALAFAVHQYFNDNGFYYLNTPIITASDAEGAGEMFRVTTLNATKPPLTEDGKVDYSQDFFGRETNLTVSGQLEGELGAMALGKIYTFGPTFRAENSNTTRHLAEFWMIEPEMAFFELEDNMNLAEDFLKTIIRYALQHCADDLAFLDNRLKEEEKTKKKEEQSELGLLEKLQFVISNDFVRLTYTEAIDILINSKPAKKGQFQYEVGWGVDLQSEHERYLVEKHFKKPVILTNYPREIKAFYMKQDTESAVGARGEVFGPTVRAMDVLFPGIGEIIGGSQREDDLDKLTARMHEVGIEPEALWWYLDTRRFGSAPHAGFGLGFERLVLFVTGMGNIRDVIPFPRAPKTAEF, via the coding sequence ATGAGTTATTTACCTATTCAGCAATTATTAAAAACTGCCCCCATCGGAACTACTGTAACCGTAAAGGGGTGGGTCCGCACCAAGCGCGAGAGCAAAAACGCCGTTTTCATTGCCCTTAATGATGGATCGACCATCAATAACATTCAGGTGGTATCCGAAGCAGGCCAACTTCCCGAAGAGACATTAAAGCTCATTACCACCGGATCCTGTCTGGCGATTACGGGCCAGTTGGTTGAATCGCAGGGGGCCGGGCAAGCCGTTGAAGTAAAAATTTCATCTGTTACCATTTACGGTACTGCCGACCCGGAAAAATACCCGCTGCAACCGAAACGGCATTCGCTGGAGTTTCTGCGCGAGATCGCTCACCTGCGTCCCCGAACCAATACCTTTAGCGCCATTCTGCGCATCCGGCACGCGCTGGCGTTTGCTGTTCATCAGTATTTTAACGACAACGGATTCTATTACCTCAACACGCCCATCATCACGGCGTCTGATGCCGAAGGAGCAGGCGAAATGTTTCGCGTTACAACCCTAAATGCGACCAAACCACCCTTAACCGAAGACGGCAAGGTTGATTATAGCCAGGATTTCTTCGGTCGCGAAACCAACCTCACCGTATCGGGTCAGTTGGAAGGTGAGCTGGGCGCTATGGCACTGGGCAAAATTTATACTTTCGGACCAACGTTCCGGGCCGAGAATTCCAATACGACTCGCCACCTCGCTGAGTTCTGGATGATTGAGCCCGAAATGGCTTTCTTCGAACTGGAGGACAACATGAACCTGGCCGAAGACTTCCTGAAAACCATTATTCGGTATGCACTGCAACACTGCGCCGACGATCTGGCCTTTCTGGATAATCGCCTGAAAGAGGAAGAAAAGACCAAAAAGAAAGAAGAACAGAGCGAGCTGGGTCTGCTGGAAAAACTCCAGTTTGTGATCAGCAATGATTTTGTCCGGCTCACGTATACAGAAGCCATCGACATTCTAATCAACTCAAAACCCGCAAAAAAAGGGCAGTTCCAGTACGAAGTTGGCTGGGGCGTCGATTTACAATCGGAACACGAGCGGTACCTGGTGGAGAAGCACTTCAAAAAACCGGTGATTCTGACCAACTACCCCCGCGAAATCAAGGCGTTCTACATGAAGCAGGACACCGAGTCGGCGGTTGGCGCCCGTGGCGAAGTATTTGGCCCAACCGTTCGCGCCATGGACGTGTTGTTTCCCGGCATCGGCGAAATTATTGGTGGTTCGCAGCGGGAAGATGACCTGGACAAACTCACCGCCCGGATGCACGAGGTCGGCATTGAACCCGAAGCGCTGTGGTGGTATCTGGATACGCGTCGGTTTGGCTCGGCACCCCACGCTGGTTTCGGCCTCGGCTTTGAGCGACTGGTGCTGTTCGTCACGGGTATGGGCAACATCCGCGATGTCATTCCGTTCCCCCGCGCCCCCAAAACTGCCGAATTTTAA
- a CDS encoding SixA phosphatase family protein → MPITLYIVRHAKAEDRASFMPDHDRQLTSDGIIAAARMGRYLHDKTILPDVIISSTAPRAKDTAMVMAEQIGYDPAQIRLDGALFDGGPKAYLAALNALPDTVQSAMIVGHNPDVSYLAEYLTHQLIGSMSKGAVVAVRFDDVSWAEMSGRTGHVSFEIGPKQLPAE, encoded by the coding sequence ATGCCCATTACACTTTATATCGTTCGTCACGCCAAAGCTGAAGACCGGGCTAGTTTCATGCCGGATCACGACCGCCAGCTAACATCTGATGGTATTATTGCCGCTGCCCGAATGGGTCGTTATTTACACGACAAGACGATTCTGCCCGATGTGATCATCAGCAGTACGGCCCCTCGGGCCAAAGACACGGCTATGGTCATGGCTGAACAAATCGGGTATGATCCGGCACAAATTCGATTGGACGGGGCTTTGTTCGATGGCGGACCAAAAGCGTATCTTGCCGCCCTGAACGCCTTACCCGATACGGTTCAGTCGGCTATGATTGTGGGGCATAACCCGGATGTGTCGTACCTGGCCGAATACCTGACGCACCAACTCATCGGGTCGATGAGCAAGGGGGCTGTAGTCGCCGTCCGGTTCGACGATGTGAGCTGGGCCGAAATGTCGGGGCGTACGGGGCATGTTTCGTTTGAAATTGGACCAAAGCAACTACCTGCCGAGTAA
- a CDS encoding VOC family protein — protein MLNLSAVHHIALICSDYETSKRFYTEILGLSILGEYFRAERNSYKLDLALNGQYIIELFSFPDPPKRPSRPEALGLRHLAFAVPDLDAAIAHLTEHGVPTEPVRVDQHTGRRFTFFADPDDLPLEFYEQA, from the coding sequence ATGCTTAATCTATCTGCTGTTCACCACATTGCCCTCATCTGCTCGGACTACGAAACCTCAAAGCGGTTTTATACAGAGATACTGGGACTGTCCATTCTGGGGGAGTATTTTCGGGCCGAACGGAATTCGTATAAACTGGATCTGGCGCTCAACGGCCAGTACATCATCGAACTCTTTTCGTTTCCGGATCCTCCCAAACGACCATCCCGCCCCGAAGCGCTGGGTCTTCGTCATCTGGCCTTTGCCGTCCCCGACCTGGACGCAGCCATCGCGCACCTGACTGAACATGGCGTACCAACGGAGCCCGTTCGGGTCGATCAGCACACGGGTCGGCGCTTTACCTTCTTCGCCGACCCCGACGACCTGCCGCTGGAATTTTACGAGCAAGCGTAG
- a CDS encoding aminotransferase class V-fold PLP-dependent enzyme, giving the protein MPSPLPTLLTQKDTFTLPADIHYLNCATRSPLSQRVEQAGLDAIRRDTNPFGLHPDDFFSGAMRVRALFSQLVNNPDAERIAIVPSVSYGMAVVARNLHNKPGIRAGQRIVLVGSEFPSDVYAWDRVRTELGLTVTTVGIPDEFPKGAIWNERLLDAIGPDTALVVAPPVHWMYGTRFDLEAVGKRARDVGAWLAVDGTQAIGALPFDLAAIQPDAVICAGYKWLMGPYSIGLAYYGPAFDEGTPLEEGWMNRLDSNQFHRLMDYQPIYRPKAYRYNVGEHSHFLQMPMLEAALSQLNEWQPERIQAYAEALMRDVWPALEALGCRIEPVDEHQGRAHHLVGVWLPDHADPMAIQQALQAEKVSVSARAQALRIAPHLYNTPEDAAALVRVLTQVIM; this is encoded by the coding sequence ATGCCGAGTCCACTTCCGACACTTCTCACCCAAAAAGATACGTTTACCCTTCCCGCAGACATTCACTACCTCAACTGCGCCACCCGATCACCCTTAAGCCAGCGTGTTGAACAGGCCGGTCTGGACGCCATTCGTCGCGACACCAATCCGTTTGGCCTTCACCCCGACGATTTTTTTAGTGGGGCCATGCGTGTCCGGGCGTTGTTTTCCCAGCTCGTCAACAACCCCGATGCTGAGCGAATTGCCATTGTTCCGTCGGTATCATACGGCATGGCTGTGGTGGCACGAAATCTGCACAACAAGCCGGGAATTCGGGCCGGACAGCGCATTGTACTGGTTGGCAGTGAATTTCCCAGCGATGTATATGCCTGGGATCGTGTCCGCACCGAACTGGGTCTGACGGTGACCACAGTGGGTATCCCTGATGAATTTCCCAAAGGTGCGATCTGGAATGAGCGTCTGCTCGATGCCATTGGTCCCGATACGGCCCTGGTTGTGGCTCCGCCGGTTCACTGGATGTACGGCACCCGCTTCGACCTGGAAGCGGTAGGCAAACGAGCCCGTGACGTGGGGGCATGGCTGGCCGTCGATGGTACGCAGGCCATTGGTGCCCTGCCGTTCGACCTGGCAGCCATCCAACCCGACGCCGTCATTTGTGCAGGCTATAAATGGTTGATGGGACCTTATTCGATTGGCCTGGCTTATTACGGACCGGCTTTCGATGAAGGCACACCGCTGGAAGAAGGCTGGATGAATCGGCTCGACAGCAACCAATTCCACCGCCTGATGGATTACCAGCCCATTTACCGCCCAAAGGCCTATCGGTATAACGTGGGTGAACATTCGCATTTCCTGCAAATGCCTATGCTTGAAGCCGCGCTGTCCCAACTGAATGAGTGGCAACCCGAACGAATTCAGGCCTACGCGGAAGCACTCATGCGTGATGTCTGGCCCGCGTTAGAGGCACTAGGCTGTCGAATTGAACCGGTAGATGAACATCAGGGGCGAGCCCATCACCTGGTTGGGGTATGGCTACCCGACCACGCAGATCCGATGGCGATTCAGCAAGCCCTACAAGCCGAAAAAGTGTCGGTCTCTGCCCGAGCGCAGGCGTTACGCATTGCCCCTCACCTATACAACACGCCCGAAGATGCCGCAGCACTGGTCCGCGTGTTAACGCAGGTAATCATGTAG
- the xerD gene encoding site-specific tyrosine recombinase XerD has product MWQSYINAFKNYLKLERSLAENSVEAYLHDAEKLYEYILLTDPSRTPMQVTEKELVNFLMYLGELGLSAHSQARMLSGIKSFFKYLILENLLQHDPTQLLEAPKLGRKLPDTLSFPEIEAMLAAIDLSTPGGTRDRAMLEVLYSSGLRVSELLNLRLTNCYFQDGFVRVLGKGDKVRLVPIGQDAIHYTLVYVEHVRRKLDVQKGDEDTIFLNLRGKQLSRISVFTTIKKLATEAGIDKTISPHTFRHSFATHLIEGGADLRAVQQMLGHESITTTEIYTHLDRDYLQQTLREYHPRSRNRPTTRPDSN; this is encoded by the coding sequence GTGTGGCAAAGTTATATAAACGCCTTTAAGAACTATCTAAAACTGGAACGGTCGCTGGCCGAAAATTCGGTGGAAGCTTATCTGCACGACGCAGAGAAACTTTATGAATACATACTCCTGACGGACCCCAGCCGAACGCCCATGCAGGTAACGGAAAAGGAATTGGTCAATTTTCTGATGTATCTGGGTGAATTGGGTTTATCGGCGCACAGCCAGGCCCGAATGTTGTCGGGGATAAAGTCGTTTTTTAAGTACCTGATACTCGAAAATCTACTTCAGCACGACCCGACTCAGTTACTGGAAGCCCCAAAACTTGGCCGTAAACTGCCCGACACACTCAGCTTTCCCGAAATCGAAGCGATGCTGGCGGCTATTGACCTCTCCACACCCGGCGGCACGCGGGACCGCGCTATGCTCGAAGTCCTGTACAGCTCAGGCTTGCGGGTGTCCGAATTACTCAACCTGCGCCTAACTAACTGCTATTTTCAGGACGGCTTCGTGCGGGTGCTGGGCAAAGGCGATAAGGTCAGGCTAGTGCCGATTGGTCAGGATGCGATTCATTATACACTGGTTTATGTTGAGCATGTCCGTCGGAAACTGGATGTTCAGAAAGGCGACGAAGACACTATTTTTCTGAATCTTCGGGGGAAACAGTTATCCCGCATTTCGGTATTCACAACCATTAAGAAGCTGGCCACCGAGGCAGGCATCGACAAAACGATCAGTCCGCACACATTCCGGCATTCGTTCGCCACGCACCTGATCGAAGGGGGCGCTGACCTGCGGGCGGTGCAGCAAATGCTTGGTCACGAATCCATTACGACCACCGAAATTTATACCCACCTGGATCGGGATTATTTACAGCAGACCCTGCGCGAATATCACCCACGAAGCCGGAACCGCCCCACCACCCGACCAGACTCGAACTAA
- the aroQ gene encoding type II 3-dehydroquinate dehydratase gives MKSILIINGPNLNLLGKREPTIYGNRSFVDYLKTIEAMFPEVQLRYFQSNHEGELIDKIHELGFEVDGIVINAGAYTHTSIAIADALSAVTAPAVEVHISNVHARESFRHHSYLSAKCKGVVVGLGLMGYEMAVRYLMMYEK, from the coding sequence ATGAAGTCAATCTTAATTATTAACGGCCCAAATCTGAATCTGCTAGGCAAGCGGGAGCCAACAATCTATGGCAACCGCTCGTTCGTCGATTATCTGAAAACTATCGAAGCGATGTTTCCCGAGGTGCAACTTCGGTATTTTCAGTCGAATCACGAAGGTGAATTGATCGATAAAATTCATGAGCTTGGCTTTGAGGTCGATGGCATCGTTATTAATGCCGGTGCTTACACGCACACCTCCATCGCTATTGCCGACGCCCTATCGGCGGTTACGGCCCCGGCTGTGGAGGTACACATATCCAACGTGCACGCCCGTGAGTCGTTTCGGCACCATAGCTATCTGTCAGCAAAATGTAAAGGTGTCGTTGTTGGCTTAGGATTGATGGGCTATGAGATGGCGGTACGGTATTTAATGATGTATGAGAAATGA
- a CDS encoding aminotransferase class V-fold PLP-dependent enzyme: protein MITFYPGPSKVYPQVADYAAEAVQQGIVSLNHRSAGFMDVVKETVRLLHEKLAIPANYHIALVSSATECWEIVAQSLTKTSSLHPYSGAFGKKWAEYAYKIKPPVSLNEADVLCLVQNETSNGTQVSMETLAQFRQDFSALIAVDAVSSMAGIQFDWSLADVWFASVQKCFGLPAGLAVLIYSPDALKRAEEIGENAHYNSLLFIHENFAKFQTPYTPNGLGIYMLMRVLQQVPPIAIVEKITKKRASDWYSFFAGSGSDLGLRTGLSDRAEAAVNLLINDPALRSDTVIAVEGSEKTIKDIKQAAYQAGIILGNGYGDWKNTTFRIANFPAITDEEIGTLMAFLRSY from the coding sequence ATGATCACCTTCTACCCCGGCCCGTCGAAAGTATACCCGCAAGTGGCTGATTACGCGGCCGAAGCGGTGCAGCAGGGAATCGTGAGCCTGAATCACCGAAGTGCGGGTTTTATGGATGTTGTCAAGGAAACCGTTCGGCTGCTGCATGAAAAACTGGCTATTCCGGCCAATTATCATATTGCGCTGGTATCATCAGCCACGGAATGCTGGGAAATTGTGGCGCAGTCACTGACCAAAACATCCAGCCTGCATCCCTACAGCGGGGCGTTTGGGAAGAAATGGGCCGAGTATGCCTACAAAATAAAGCCACCCGTTAGCCTCAACGAAGCGGATGTGCTGTGCCTCGTTCAGAACGAAACATCCAATGGAACACAGGTCAGCATGGAAACGCTGGCTCAGTTCCGGCAGGATTTCTCGGCCTTAATTGCCGTGGATGCTGTATCGTCGATGGCGGGCATTCAGTTTGACTGGTCGCTGGCCGATGTCTGGTTTGCGTCAGTGCAGAAATGTTTCGGCCTTCCGGCGGGTTTGGCCGTGCTCATCTATTCGCCTGATGCACTCAAACGGGCTGAGGAAATTGGCGAGAATGCCCATTACAATAGTCTGCTGTTTATTCACGAGAATTTCGCGAAGTTCCAGACCCCTTACACCCCGAACGGTCTGGGTATTTATATGCTGATGCGGGTACTGCAACAGGTGCCACCCATTGCCATAGTTGAAAAAATCACAAAAAAACGGGCCAGCGACTGGTATTCTTTTTTCGCTGGATCTGGGTCAGATTTGGGCCTGCGCACTGGTTTATCGGACAGGGCAGAGGCTGCGGTCAATCTCCTGATTAACGATCCAGCTCTTCGGTCCGACACGGTGATCGCCGTAGAAGGTTCTGAAAAGACTATAAAAGACATCAAACAGGCTGCTTATCAGGCCGGTATCATTCTTGGCAATGGCTATGGCGATTGGAAGAACACAACCTTCCGAATCGCTAACTTTCCCGCCATTACGGATGAGGAGATTGGAACCTTAATGGCATTTCTTCGGTCATATTAA
- a CDS encoding MarC family protein — MFSFKETVSVTLILFSVIDVVGSLPVIIDLRKKAGKIESERATFASGVLMISFLFVGERILKLFGVDVASFAVAGALIIFLIGLEMILGRTIFKSEVSTGGASHIVPIAFPLIAGAGTLTTIISLRAEYQTLNIVIGIILNLVLIYVVLKSSGWLEKQLGAGGLEVLRKIFGIILLAIAIKLFKTNLIADF; from the coding sequence ATGTTTAGTTTCAAAGAAACGGTTTCCGTTACACTCATCCTTTTTTCCGTGATCGACGTTGTCGGCTCACTTCCCGTTATTATTGATCTGCGCAAGAAAGCCGGTAAAATCGAATCTGAACGGGCAACGTTTGCTTCCGGGGTTTTAATGATCTCCTTTCTGTTCGTTGGCGAGCGGATTCTAAAATTATTTGGCGTCGATGTTGCTTCGTTTGCGGTAGCGGGCGCCCTGATTATTTTTCTGATCGGGCTGGAGATGATCTTGGGCCGAACAATTTTTAAATCGGAGGTATCGACTGGCGGGGCGTCGCACATTGTGCCGATTGCGTTTCCGCTGATTGCTGGGGCCGGTACATTAACAACTATTATTTCGCTTCGTGCTGAATACCAGACGCTCAATATTGTCATTGGCATTATTCTCAACCTGGTTTTGATTTATGTCGTCCTGAAATCATCCGGCTGGCTGGAAAAGCAGCTAGGAGCCGGTGGGTTGGAAGTGCTGCGCAAGATATTTGGTATTATTCTGCTGGCTATTGCCATTAAACTGTTTAAAACCAATTTGATTGCCGATTTCTAA
- a CDS encoding glutamine synthetase beta-grasp domain-containing protein — translation MAKAKLEYIWLDGYKPTQSLRSKTKIEADFSGKLEDCPLWSFDGSSTEQAEGGSSDCLLKPVFICPDPQRKNGYLVMCEVLNADGTPHVTNGRATIEDDDNDFWFGFEQEYFLWDTSIDKPLGFPEEGFPTRPQGPYYCSVGAQNAFGRNIVEEHLDVCLDAGLNVEGINAEVATGQWEFQIFAKGAKDAGDQIWVARYLLERIGETYDVAINWHCKPLGATDWNGSGMHANFSNTALRTSGSKEVYDKICQSFSPADVIKAHIAVYGADNEMRLTGKHETQSIDQFSYGISDRGASIRIPIATVERGWKGWLEDRRPNSAADPYKVAAVIIKTVKSASDVLQTA, via the coding sequence ATGGCAAAGGCGAAGTTAGAATACATTTGGCTCGATGGTTATAAGCCCACCCAAAGCTTACGTTCTAAAACTAAAATTGAAGCTGATTTCTCGGGTAAGCTCGAAGATTGCCCACTCTGGTCATTCGACGGCTCTTCTACAGAACAGGCTGAAGGTGGTTCATCGGACTGTTTGCTGAAACCAGTTTTTATCTGCCCTGATCCACAGCGTAAGAATGGTTACCTGGTTATGTGTGAAGTCCTCAACGCTGATGGTACTCCGCACGTAACGAACGGCCGTGCCACGATTGAGGATGATGATAACGATTTCTGGTTTGGCTTCGAGCAGGAGTATTTCCTGTGGGATACGTCAATTGACAAACCACTGGGCTTCCCCGAAGAAGGCTTCCCAACGCGTCCACAAGGACCGTATTACTGTTCGGTAGGTGCGCAGAACGCCTTCGGCCGTAACATCGTTGAAGAACATCTGGACGTTTGCCTGGACGCTGGTCTGAACGTAGAAGGGATTAATGCAGAAGTAGCCACGGGCCAGTGGGAATTCCAGATTTTTGCCAAAGGTGCCAAAGACGCTGGTGACCAGATCTGGGTAGCTCGTTATCTGTTGGAGCGGATCGGTGAAACATACGATGTGGCTATCAACTGGCATTGTAAGCCACTGGGTGCTACCGACTGGAACGGTTCGGGTATGCACGCCAACTTCTCGAACACGGCCCTGCGTACATCGGGAAGCAAAGAAGTATATGACAAAATTTGTCAGTCGTTTTCACCTGCCGATGTGATCAAAGCACACATCGCCGTATATGGTGCGGACAACGAAATGCGCTTGACCGGTAAACACGAAACCCAATCGATCGATCAGTTCTCGTACGGTATTTCCGACCGGGGTGCTTCGATCCGTATCCCCATCGCTACGGTAGAGCGCGGCTGGAAAGGCTGGCTCGAAGATCGTCGTCCCAACTCGGCAGCCGATCCTTACAAAGTAGCGGCTGTGATCATCAAAACCGTTAAATCGGCTTCCGACGTGCTGCAAACAGCCTAG
- a CDS encoding T9SS type A sorting domain-containing protein: protein MQSCLNAGTTAWYGLTNPGGLTPPSGYYQGAESDGAVFFAQNGTNPPNPCDASPRHVGTWNGLNVEIRTFANGKHALVTAVAGSSNDKYYVRGDNFWDNFTKDGGVDQYRACLNAGDTDWWGMAFPGGIAPPSGYQQGTSPDGAVYFSTNGLRIAALEPIQEEVTLVQVRPNPVQEEVTVTFILKEAGPVQMRILDLQGRVQQQHNEKGVAGKNERTLAVGALSTGLYALEVTFEGQRVIHKLVKQ from the coding sequence TTGCAGAGTTGCCTGAATGCAGGTACTACCGCCTGGTATGGCCTGACCAATCCGGGTGGGCTCACCCCGCCTTCGGGCTACTACCAGGGAGCCGAATCGGACGGGGCTGTTTTCTTCGCCCAAAATGGTACGAATCCACCTAATCCCTGCGATGCCAGCCCTCGCCATGTCGGTACCTGGAATGGGCTTAACGTCGAGATCCGGACGTTTGCCAATGGCAAGCACGCCTTAGTAACAGCCGTTGCTGGCTCCTCCAATGATAAATACTACGTACGGGGCGACAACTTCTGGGACAATTTTACCAAAGATGGCGGTGTAGATCAATACCGGGCCTGTCTAAACGCCGGGGATACTGACTGGTGGGGTATGGCGTTTCCCGGTGGAATTGCGCCACCATCGGGTTATCAGCAGGGGACATCTCCTGATGGAGCGGTCTACTTCTCGACCAATGGCTTACGAATAGCGGCCCTGGAACCAATACAGGAAGAGGTAACTCTAGTACAGGTTCGGCCTAATCCGGTGCAGGAAGAAGTAACCGTAACCTTTATCCTCAAAGAAGCGGGTCCTGTTCAGATGCGTATCCTGGATTTGCAGGGTCGTGTTCAACAACAGCATAATGAAAAGGGTGTGGCTGGAAAAAACGAGCGGACCTTGGCAGTTGGCGCATTGTCAACAGGCTTGTATGCGCTGGAGGTTACCTTCGAGGGCCAGCGGGTCATTCATAAGCTGGTAAAGCAGTAA